One genomic region from Bactrocera tryoni isolate S06 chromosome 3, CSIRO_BtryS06_freeze2, whole genome shotgun sequence encodes:
- the LOC120771661 gene encoding trypsin-like — protein sequence MYSSLVCRLLLLISAFATSTYADGIEGGVATTIKAHPYLVSIQGTDGTRVCIGALISTNIVVTAAQCLTFYDSSQLVVAVNNGGRVVKIAASTFDIKFDPETNAYDVALLKLAESVNVGTINVASKLPKTGTSGVVSGWDAKNNLVDMTVSVISRKDCVSGKYGYSSDDVLKSMVCGLAKSNNACGALGGSPLVVNNELVGLASWGNGCGNKGNPAIYTDIPSVKSWITKTAKKL from the coding sequence ATGTATTCTTCGTTAGTTTGTCGTTTGTTGCTCTTAATTTCAGCGTTCGCCACTAGTACGTACGCTGATGGAATTGAAGGTGGCGTAGCTACTACAATTAAGGCCCACCCTTATCTCGTCTCCATACAGGGAACCGATGGCACACGCGTCTGCATTGGCGCTCTAATATCTACCAATATTGTTGTTACTGCTGCTCAGTGTTTGACTTTCTACGATAGTTCCCAACTGGTTGTTGCCGTCAATAACGGTGGTCGAGTAGTAAAAATTGCCGCCAGTACTTTTGATATAAAATTCGATCCAGAAACTAATGCGTATGACGTGGCCCTTCTGAAGTTGGCAGAGTCCGTGAACGTGGGTACTATTAATGTAGCGAGCAAATTGCCGAAGACAGGTACTAGCGGCGTAGTCAGCGGTTGGGATGCAAAAAATAACTTGGTGGACATGACTGTGAGTGTCATAAGCCGAAAGGATTGCGTTTCTGGAAAGTATGGATATAGCAGTGACGATGTTTTGAAGAGCATGGTATGCGGCCTGGCTAAGAGTAACAATGCTTGCGGCGCATTAGGCGGTAGTCCTTTGGTTGTAAACAATGAATTGGTCGGTTTGGCTTCTTGGGGTAACGGCTGTGGCAATAAGGGGAATCCAGCTATTTATACTGATATACCATCTGTAAAATCATGGATTACAAAAACTGCTAAGAAATTGTAA